One Ictalurus furcatus strain D&B chromosome 25, Billie_1.0, whole genome shotgun sequence DNA window includes the following coding sequences:
- the lbr gene encoding delta(14)-sterol reductase LBR, whose product MPVVRFQAGDTVMGRWPGSNLYYEVKVLRHSAKTQLYTVIYKDGTELELKEADIKSVSGFKQAFGRSRSRSRSPARTRRSRSRSPARTSRRSSSHTTETRRDKLKDVLEVRLTPVARRASGAGSGITERKTAPLVNNSNNEHEKKEENDAANKAVEKVKEETENLVSVRYNLRRRKDQGEEQPFEQKNTKPLVSLETPQRTGKTSDLEFGGRIGVLCLLLLLPVVVLALLILCSQKDSSLLSFPHMLPPLHSLWDWQVFGIVLLWLLFQAVLSLLPVGKVVNGMPLKNGKTLKYRINGFYALLVSAIAVGAGVYNGLDLSYIHAHFLQFYTSALLISILLSVYLFVRSRWASEDDRAPAGSSGYVIYDFFMGRELNPRIKNFDIKFFCEMRPGLIGWLVFNCAMLHAEMNLQHLDMPSSAMLLMNAFQLLWVVDGLWHEEKLLSMMDIVHDGFGFMLAFGDLAWVPFAFTCQSYYLASHPSDLCVFWIVPIILMNVVGYYIFRKANSQKFAFRRNAYDPALSHLKTIPTATGKSLIASGLWGFVRHPNYLGDLVMALAWSLTCGFNHVIPYFYPMYLLVLLVHRAARNERRCRMKYGLAWEQYCEAVPYRIFPGVY is encoded by the exons ATGCCAGTCGTGCGGTTTCAGGCTGGAGATACCGTGATGGGCCGCTGGCCCGGCAGTAACCTCTACTACGAGGTCAAGGTGCTGAGGCACTCCGCCAAGACTCAGCTCTACACCGTCATCTACAAAGATGGCACCGAACTGGAGCTGAAGGAAGCAGACATCAAG AGCGTGAGTGGATTCAAGCAGGCTTTTGGCCGCTCCCGGTCTCGCTCCCGCTCTCCGGCGCGTACTCGCCGTAGTCGCTCGCGCTCACCGGCGAGAACGTCTCGCCGCTCTTCATCCCACACCACCGAGACACGCCGAGACAAACTTAAAGACGTGCTGGAGGTGCGCCTCACGCCTGTG gccCGGCGTGCATCCGGAGCCGGTTCTGGGATCACAGAGCGCAAG ACCGCGCCGTTGGtgaacaacagcaacaatgaGCATGAAAAGAAAGAGGAGAATGACGCCGCTAACAAAGCTGTTGAG AAAGTGAAGGAGGAAACTGAGAACCTGGTAAGTGTGCGCTACAATCTTCGCCGCAGGAAGGACCAGGGGGAAGAGCAACCATTCGAGCAGAAGAACACCAAGCCACTTGTGTCACTGGAGACACCACAGAGGACCGGCAAGACTTCCGACCTGGAGTTTGGAGGAAGGATCG gtgtgttgtgtttgctgtTGCTGCTTCCTGTGGTGGTTCTGGCACTGCTTATTCTCTGTAGCCAGAAGGATTCTAGTCTCCTCAGCTTTCCTCACATGCTTCCCCCACTTCACTCTCTCTGGGACTGGCAGGTTTTTGGCATCGTGCTCCTTTGGCTGCTCTTCCAGGCTGTCCTCTCGCTGCTCCCTGTCGGCAAG GTTGTTAATGGAATGCCTCTGAAGAATGGAAAAACATTGAAATACAGGATTAATG GGTTTTATGCGCTGCTCGTCAGTGCTATAGCAGTAGGCGCTGGCGTATATAACGGGCTGGATCTCAGCTACATCCACGCTCATTTCCTCCAGTTCTACACCTCGGCCCTGCTCATCTCCATCCTCCTCAGCGTCTACCTGTTTGTCCGTTCCCGTTGGGCCTCTGAAGATGACCGTGCTCCAGCTGGCAGTTCTG GTTATGTGATATACGACTTCTTCATGGGACGTGAGCTGAATCCACGAATCAAAAATTTTGATATCAAATTCTTCTGTGAAATGCGCCCAGGACTTATTGGTTGG cTTGTATTTAACTGCGCTATGTTACATGCGGAGATGAACCTTCAGCACCTTGACATGCCGTCCTCAGCCATGCTGCTTATGAACGCCTTCCAGCTGCTTTGGGTTGTTGATGGCCTTTGGCACGAG GAGAAACTTCTAAGCATGATGGACATAGTACACGATGGCTTTGGGTTCATGCTGGCTTTTGGAGATCTGGCCTGGGTTCCCTTTGCTTTCACTTGTCAGTCATACTACCTTGCCAGTCACCCCAgtgacctgtgtgtgttttggatcgttccCATCATCTTAATGAACG TGGTCGGCTACTACATATTCCGGAAAGCCAACTCGCAGAAATTCGCTTTTAGAAGAAATGCATACGATCCTGCCTTGTCCC ATCTGAAAACGATTCCCACCGCAACTGGAAAGAGCCTCATTGCGTCTGGTCTCTGGGGTTTTGTCCGTCACCCGAATTACCTTGGAGACCTCGTTATGGCTTTGGCCTGGTCCCTAACATGTG GTTTTAATCACGTAATTCCTTATTTTTATCCGATGTACCTGCTCGTCCTGCTGGTGCACCGGGCGGCGCGGAACGAGCGTCGGTGCAGGATGAAGTACGGCTTGGCGTGGGAGCAGTATTGTGAAGCGGTGCCTTACCGCATCTTCCCCGGGGTGTACTGA
- the si:dkey-1j5.4 gene encoding leucine-rich repeat and transmembrane domain-containing protein 2, with the protein MLVLDNNLLSTLRSSMLEGLSNLQELYVRKNRINSLPADVFRHTPKLTQVALSGNQLHTIDGNMLASIHGLQRVYLHDNPWKCDCNINSLVQYIDQTRANRGSLEKLWCVSPEEHQGKPMHKLKSEGLLCHA; encoded by the exons ATGTTAGTGCTGGATAATAATCTTCTTTCCACGTTACGTTCCTCCATGTTGGAAGGACTGTCAAACCTGCAGGAGCTCTACGTGAGGAAAAACAGGATCAACAGTCTGCCGGCCGATGTTTTCCGCCATACCCCTAAACTTACCCAGGTGGCCCTAAGCGGGAATCAACTTCACACGATTGATGGGAATATGTTGGCCAGTATTCATG GACTGCAGCGTGTCTATCTACACGACAACCCATGGAAATGTGACTGCAACATCAACTCTCTGGTGCAATACATAGATCAAACCCGGGCGAACCGTGGCTCTCTGGAGAAGCTGTGGTGTGTAAGCCCAGAGGAACACCAGGGCAAACCTATGCACAAACTGAAATCCGAGGGCCTTCTCTGTCATGCCTAG